One genomic window of Corythoichthys intestinalis isolate RoL2023-P3 chromosome 18, ASM3026506v1, whole genome shotgun sequence includes the following:
- the LOC130906122 gene encoding LIM/homeobox protein Lhx1-like, with protein sequence MIQCANCEKPIVDRFLLKVLDRPWHVQCVQCCECKCTLTEKCFSREGRLYCKNDFFRRFGTKCGGCSQGILPSDLVRRAKSKVFHLNCFTCVMCNKQLSTGEELYILDEFKFVCKEDYNNNNGKDGIHLSVTTCSEPSLSPDSQDLQQDDCKDSEAGHLSDKDVCPNENDEQGAVGKRRGPRTTIKAKQLETLKAAFAATPKPTRHIREQLSRETGLNMRVIQVWFQNRRSKERRMKQLSALSARRHMFFRSPRRMRALGERLDTADLGHFSYYGDYPGEFYGPGGNYEYYQGPPSSQAQTPADLGFVPSAIPSGTPLGAIEHRHPGHHCPGEVQCYPDAVPHHPVNSPSPEPNGPGSMHSISSEMCGPGTPFAAITLGDNGYSNQLSQPSSEVSEGTVW encoded by the exons ATGATTCAGTGCGCCAACTGCGAAAAACCAATTGTAGACCGGTTCTTGCTGAAAGTTTTGGACCGACCGTGGCACGTCCAGTGTGTGCAGTGCTGCGAATGCAAGTGCACGTTGACTGAAAAGTGTTTTTCGCGTGAAGGGAGACTCTACTGCAAGAATGACTTCTTTAG GAGATTTGGGACCAAGTGTGGCGGTTGCTCCCAGGGGATTCTGCCCAGTGATCTCGTCCGGAGGGCCAAGAGCAAAGTCTTCCACCTCAACTGCTTCACATGCGTCATGTGCAACAAGCAGTTGTCCACCGGCGAGGAGCTCTACATCTTGGACGAATTCAAGTTCGTTTGCAAGGAGGACTACAACAATAACAACGGCAAGGACGGCATTCACCTCTCAG TGACGACGTGTAGCGAGCCCAGTTTATCTCCGGACTCCCAGGACCTGCAGCAGGATGACTGCAAGGACTCGGAAGCGGGTCACTTATCCGACAAAGACGTTTGCCCCAACGAGAACGACGAGCAAGGCGCCGTGGGGAAGAGACGCGGGCCTCGGACCACCATCAAGGCCAAGCAGCTGGAAACCCTAAAAGCGGCTTTCGCGGCCACACCGAAGCCCACCAGACACATCCGAGAGCAACTATCGCGGGAGACTGGCCTTAACATGAGAGTCATCCAG GTATGGTTCCAAAACCGGAGATCCAAAGAGAGGCGCATGAAGCAACTGAGCGCTCTCAGTGCCCGGAGGCACATGTTCTTCCGCAGCCCGAGAAGGATGCGCGCTCTGGGGGAGCGCTTGGACACCGCAGATCTCGGACATTTCTCCTACTATGGAG ATTATCCCGGCGAATTTTACGGCCCAGGCGGGAATTACGAGTACTACCAAGGTCCCCCGTCATCCCAGGCGCAGACCCCAGCAGACTTGGGCTTCGTGCCCTCGGCGATCCCCTCCGGAACCCCCCTTGGGGCCATCGAGCACCGCCACCCCGGGCACCACTGCCCCGGAGAGGTGCAGTGTTACCCCGACGCGGTACCCCACCATCCGGTGAATTCGCCCAGCCCCGAGCCTAACGGACCGGGCTCCATGCACAGCATCTCCAGTGAGATGTGTGGGCCCGGCACGCCTTTCGCCGCCATAACGCTCGGAGACAACGGATACAGTAACCAACTGTCGCAGCCCTCGTCCGAGGTGAGCGAAGGAACTGTGTGGTAA